The following nucleotide sequence is from Thermoleophilaceae bacterium.
CGGCCTCGATCATCGCCACCCCGATCCTGTCCTTCACGCTGCCCGCCGGGTTGTAGGCCTCGAGCTTGCCGACGATCTCCGCCTTGCACTCGGGCGCGATCCGGGTGAGCCGGACCATCGGCGTGCCGCCGACGATGTCCGCCAGGTTTGCGGGTATGCGGGAGTTTTCGCGCGCCTTCGCCACGCGCCTGAGGCTATCCGCTCGCGCTCCCGAGGCGGCGCCGAGCGAGCCTGTAGGCGGCCACGAGCGGCGTCACGCCCGCCTCCTCGGACTCCTTCAGCAGCGCGCGCATCGTGTTCTCGATCCCCGCCGCGCCGGCGCGGGCCTTGGCCGGCTCGTACCCATCGAGCTCGAGCGAGACGTTGATGATCCCGCCCGCGTTGGCGATGAAGTCCGGCGCGTAGAGGATCCCCTCGCCGGCAAGATCGTCCGCCAGGCCCTCGTGGGCAAGGATGTTGTTCGCCGACCCGCACACCACACGGCAGCGCAGCCGCCCCACGTTCACCTGGTCGATCACGCCGCCGAGCGCGCACGGTGCGAGCACGTCCACCTCGGCGAGCATCGCGCTGCTCGGGTCGGTCCATTTTGCATCTGGGATGTGCTCGATCACCGCACGGCGCGACTCGTCGATGTCCGCCACGAGCAGCCTCGCGCCCGCCTTGCCGAGCCGCTTGACGAGCTGCGAGCCCACGCGCCCCGCCCCCACCACCGCCACCGTGCGCCCTTCGAGGTCCGCGGTTCCGAACACCTTCTCGCAGCACGCGCGCATCGCTGCCTCCACGCCCAGTGCGGTGTAAGGGCTCGGATCGCCGCTTCCGCCGCGCCGGCGGTCGAGCCCGGTCACGTACTTGGTCACCTCGGCGATCACCGCCATGTCCTTCGAGCCCGTGCCCACGTCCTCCGCGGTGATGTAGTTGCCCTCGAGCACGTTCACCGTGTCCGCGAAGTCGAGCAGCACGTCACGCCGCGCCTCGCCCTTCGGCGCCCGCCCCGGCTCCAGG
It contains:
- a CDS encoding Glu/Leu/Phe/Val dehydrogenase dimerization domain-containing protein, with protein sequence MSDPPLMSLDHEELVIRRGRRSGVYTIVAVHSTTLGPALGGCRMWRYESSADGARDALRLSRAMTFKSAACGLNVGGGKGVICLEPGRAPKGEARRDVLLDFADTVNVLEGNYITAEDVGTGSKDMAVIAEVTKYVTGLDRRRGGSGDPSPYTALGVEAAMRACCEKVFGTADLEGRTVAVVGAGRVGSQLVKRLGKAGARLLVADIDESRRAVIEHIPDAKWTDPSSAMLAEVDVLAPCALGGVIDQVNVGRLRCRVVCGSANNILAHEGLADDLAGEGILYAPDFIANAGGIINVSLELDGYEPAKARAGAAGIENTMRALLKESEEAGVTPLVAAYRLARRRLGSASG